In Helianthus annuus cultivar XRQ/B chromosome 8, HanXRQr2.0-SUNRISE, whole genome shotgun sequence, a single genomic region encodes these proteins:
- the LOC110873561 gene encoding protein CROWDED NUCLEI 1 — protein MQPFEPKKTRWWVKTDDKKKKRTPKAATPKAGPKRAPKKKKSPPHLVDEPDDVPPENIDVNVAGGDHEIFLDEIENIIADQDASKVAEKAGGEKRGKNIEAMKETLVEGDVHTDSSDTETDIVVTQLAPTTDVSGKFRMKVPSKKKKNSDDEDATYDSDAETEKLKKRKGSQKRKAQPTGEIPRRRKVRKTTTDIPEQIPEVENVEMEVPVQSECIPEPRSTSKKIPSPTPQGSSQGFPKVPSNLDGGPTSLDDVGYIPFFNGDKVDELAKKVGELEKAKADTDAELKVMKEKRKQVEAENVVLKNEMLAMNDQIEDVKAGNNALNEMIDELLVTNCDLNDANTTMSNANEILQKEIEDLKADKENKSKQIEMLYAVIEDRLGINVHAAYDDVEIRRAEALRMEKEQQNAAEAAKDKGKGIAVEEASEEVLESSSQREQQQPEDEANDDNALVLAQQFVLVGKAKSVSYSREDNARRIEVERRRLKAKQEKKDQTVEKVDEENDDLKDIEVDNLRHKYEIYEAEIKKSRKQVQEAMELAADESAKFKAAKDAIKILASQLKDIAERLPPGSYNLDSIKIPNGLESGSILQNLDTNGDILSTRISNGDDGYSDYGGGGSGVDLGNKYLPDHVSSQEGEFKTRNVASYDGDAASDQVEAEWIEHMSLVCI, from the exons ATGCAGCCATTTGAGCCTAAGAAGACTAGGTGGTGGGTGAAGACAGATgataagaagaaaaagagaaCTCCAAAAGCTGCAACACCAAAAGCTGGACCGAAGAGAGCTCCGAAGAAGAAGAAATCTCCACCACATCTGGTTGATGAACCAGATGATGTTCCTCCTGAAAATATTGATGTTAATGTTGCAGGTGGTGATCATGAGATTTTCTTGGATGAAATTGAAAACATCATAGCCGATCAAGATGCTTCTAAAGTTGCTGAGAAAGCTGGGGGTGAGAAAAGGGGTAAAAACATTGAAGCTATGAAAGAAACGCTAGTTGAAGGTGATGTGCATACAGATTCAAGCGATACAGAAACTGATATAGTTGTCACACAGCTGGCACCAACAACAGATGTTAGTGGCAAATTCAGAATGAAAGTGCcttcaaagaaaaagaagaattcaGACGATGAAGATGCTACTTATGATTCAGATGCAGAGACAGAAAAGTTAAAGAAGCGTAAAGGATCGCAGAAGCGTAAAGCTCAGCCTACGGGTGAAATTCCAAGAAGGAGGAAAGTCAGGAAGACTACAACTGATATTCCTGAACAGATTCCTGAAGTTGAAAACGTTGAAATGGAGGTTCCTGTACAAAGTGAATGCATTCCAGAACCTAGATCCACATCGAAGAAGATTCCATCACCAACACCACAAGGTTCGAGTCAAGGTTTTCCGAAAGTTCCTTCTAATCTTGATGGTGGTCCAACGAGTCTTGATGATGTTGGATACATTCCGTTCTTTAATGGCGATAAGGTTGATGAATTAGCAAAGAAAGTTGGAGAGTTAGAGAAGGCGAAAGCAGATACTGACGCAGAGCTTAAAGTAATGAAAGAAAAGCGTAAGCAGGTTGAAGCTGAAAATGTGGTTCTAAAGAATGAAATGTTGGCTATGAATGATCAGATTGAAGATGTTAAAGCTGGGAACAATGCTTTGAACGAAATGATTGATGAGCTGCTAGTTACAAATTGTGATCTGAATGATGCTAATACGACAATGAGTAATGCTAATGAGATCTTGCAGAAAGAGATAGAAGATCTGAAAGCAGACAAGGAAAACAAGTCTAAGCAAATAGAGATGTTATATGCCGTGATCGAAGACAGACTTGGTATCAATGTTCATGCAGCTTATGATGATGTTGAAATCCGAAGAGCTGAGGCTCTGAGGATGGAAAAAGAACAACAAAATGCTGCTGAAGCTGCAAAGGATAAAGGAAAAGGTATAGCAGTAGAAGAAGCTTCTGAAGAAGTTCTTGAATCGTCGAGTCAGAGAGAGCAACAACAACCAGAAGATGAAGCTAATGATGATAATGCTCTGGTCCTCGCACAACAATTCGTCCTTGTAGGTAAAGCAAAGAGCGTGTCTTACAGCAGAGAAGACAATGCAAGGAGAATTGAAGTTGAAAGACGTCGACTGAAAGCTAAACAAGAAAAGAAAGATCAGACAGTTGAGAAAGTTGACGAAGAGAATGATGATTTGAAAGACATTGAGGTTGACAACCTGAGGCATAAATATGAAATTTATGAAGCTGAGATTAAAAAATCAAGAAAGCAAGTTCAGGAAGCAATGGAATTAGCTGCTGATGAATCTGCAAAATTTAAAGCTGCAAAAGATGCAATCAAAATTCTTGCTTCACAG CTTAAGGACATAGCAGAAAGATTGCCACCTGGATCCTATAACCTTGACAGCATTAAGATACCAAATGGTCTAGAATCCGGCTCCATTCTGCAAAATCTCGACACAAATGGAGACATTCTGTCAACAAGGATTTCGAACGGGGATGATGGATATTCAGATTATGGCGGTGGAGGTTCAGGGGTAGATTTGGGAAATAAGTATTTGCCGGATCATGTATCTTCGCAAGAAGGGGAGTTCAAAACTAGAAATGTAGCATCTTATGATGGTGATGCTGCATCTGATCAAGTTGAGGCTGAATGGATTGAACATATGAGCCTGGTGTGTATTTAA